The following proteins are co-located in the Rhodococcus opacus B4 genome:
- a CDS encoding ATP-binding protein: MRRGLRVESDGVMPAAVKGTVGNLPHELTSFVGRRREVTEARRLLSMSRLVTLAGIGGVGKTRLALRVAADASRAFEDGVWLVELGELDDDTTLVDAVSSALRLREQRTGNPEVLLTEYLADRQLLLVLDNCEHVVAAAAALSETLLRSCPELRILATTREPLAIGGEAVLRVPPLTVPEPERTSLQGLPQYEAVTLFVERAATAVPEFELTDENHVAVARICRQLDGLPLAIELAAVRLRVMSAEQILQRLTDRYRLLTVGSRGAPSRQQTLRLCVDWSHELCTDEERELWARLSVFAGGFELDAVEGICAGDLPVENVLDVVASLIDKSILIREEVGPAVRYHLLETVRDYGREKLQETGELVALRRRHRDWYEQLVVRCEAEWIGPRQAMWIGRLDAEKLNVRAALHFCLTEPGEAEPGLRTAAALYPYWRARGLLREGRRWLGQLLGRHPGGASRERIEALYVDSVLAGMHGDREAAKALVDEGAVLAQRNGDPLLGALVVHAAGCCAMFAGDLPRARACFEEALPVFRDRGSLLQLTWGLLGVALVSGMQGDGAVAKMCGSEIFALTEAHGESVYRGWSLWAAGMAAWQRGHLALADDYVKQGLRLSHLVDDRISACGALEVLAWVAVGSGRARNAAELMGAAEAVAQAVGNPSTVYPNLLVHHAECEQQARAVIGDRAFDAAFDHGMHTSFDDAVALALDERRPDAAASSNGTPHLTKRESQVAELVADGLTNKAIAARLVISQRTAQGHVEHILAKLGFTSRTQIAAWIVEHAQDPHP, encoded by the coding sequence GTGCGCAGGGGGCTGCGAGTCGAGAGTGACGGTGTGATGCCGGCGGCAGTGAAGGGCACAGTGGGAAATCTGCCCCACGAACTGACGAGTTTCGTCGGCCGTCGCCGTGAGGTGACCGAGGCGCGGCGCCTGCTGTCCATGTCCCGTCTGGTGACTCTCGCCGGGATCGGGGGTGTCGGGAAGACCCGGCTGGCGCTGCGGGTGGCCGCCGACGCGAGTCGCGCCTTCGAAGACGGTGTATGGCTGGTCGAGTTGGGGGAACTGGACGACGACACCACGCTCGTCGACGCCGTGTCCTCGGCGCTGCGACTGCGGGAACAGCGCACCGGGAACCCGGAAGTACTGCTGACCGAGTACCTCGCCGACCGGCAACTGCTGCTGGTGCTCGACAACTGCGAGCACGTGGTCGCCGCGGCCGCAGCTTTGTCGGAGACGCTGCTGCGGAGCTGTCCGGAGTTGCGGATCCTCGCGACGACCCGTGAACCTCTCGCCATCGGCGGGGAGGCCGTGCTCCGGGTGCCGCCGCTGACGGTGCCGGAACCTGAACGAACCTCCCTGCAGGGCCTGCCTCAGTACGAGGCGGTGACGTTGTTCGTCGAACGGGCGGCCACCGCGGTGCCGGAGTTCGAACTCACCGACGAGAACCACGTGGCGGTGGCCCGGATCTGCCGCCAGCTGGACGGGTTGCCGCTGGCGATCGAGCTGGCGGCGGTGCGGCTGCGGGTGATGTCGGCGGAGCAGATTCTGCAGCGCCTGACCGACCGCTACCGGTTGCTGACGGTGGGGTCGCGGGGCGCGCCGAGCCGCCAGCAGACCCTGCGCCTGTGCGTCGACTGGAGTCACGAACTGTGCACCGACGAGGAACGCGAACTGTGGGCGCGACTGTCGGTGTTCGCGGGTGGATTCGAACTGGACGCGGTGGAGGGCATCTGCGCCGGCGACCTGCCCGTCGAGAACGTCCTCGACGTGGTGGCGTCGTTGATCGACAAGTCGATCCTGATCCGGGAAGAGGTCGGGCCTGCGGTGCGGTATCACCTGCTCGAGACGGTGCGCGACTACGGCCGGGAGAAACTGCAGGAGACCGGCGAGCTCGTGGCGCTGCGCCGGCGGCACCGCGACTGGTACGAGCAGCTGGTGGTGCGGTGCGAGGCCGAGTGGATCGGACCCCGGCAGGCGATGTGGATCGGACGGCTCGACGCGGAGAAGCTGAACGTGCGGGCCGCGCTGCATTTCTGCCTGACCGAGCCGGGGGAGGCCGAACCGGGACTGCGGACCGCTGCCGCACTGTATCCGTACTGGCGGGCCCGCGGACTGCTCCGCGAGGGGCGCCGCTGGCTCGGGCAGCTGCTGGGGCGGCACCCGGGCGGCGCGAGCCGGGAACGGATCGAGGCGCTGTACGTCGACAGTGTGCTCGCGGGCATGCACGGCGACCGGGAGGCCGCGAAGGCACTGGTCGACGAGGGGGCCGTCCTCGCCCAGCGGAACGGTGACCCGCTGCTCGGCGCCCTGGTGGTCCATGCCGCCGGGTGCTGCGCGATGTTCGCCGGCGACCTGCCGCGTGCGCGGGCGTGCTTCGAGGAGGCCCTGCCCGTGTTCCGCGACCGGGGCAGCCTGCTGCAACTGACGTGGGGACTGCTCGGAGTCGCACTGGTCAGCGGCATGCAGGGCGACGGGGCGGTGGCGAAGATGTGCGGATCCGAGATCTTCGCGCTCACCGAGGCCCACGGCGAATCCGTGTATCGCGGCTGGTCGCTGTGGGCGGCCGGAATGGCGGCCTGGCAGCGCGGGCATCTCGCCCTCGCCGACGACTACGTCAAGCAGGGGCTGCGGCTGTCGCACCTGGTGGACGACCGGATCAGCGCGTGCGGGGCGCTCGAGGTGCTCGCGTGGGTGGCCGTCGGCTCCGGCCGGGCCCGGAACGCCGCCGAACTGATGGGGGCCGCGGAGGCCGTCGCACAGGCCGTCGGCAACCCGAGCACCGTCTATCCGAACCTGCTCGTCCACCACGCGGAATGCGAGCAGCAGGCACGCGCCGTGATTGGGGACCGCGCGTTCGACGCGGCGTTCGACCACGGCATGCACACGTCCTTCGACGACGCGGTGGCCCTCGCGCTGGACGAGCGGCGACCCGACGCCGCGGCGTCGTCGAACGGGACGCCGCACCTGACCAAACGCGAATCGCAGGTGGCCGAACTGGTCGCCGACGGGCTGACCAACAAGGCGATCGCGGCACGGTTGGTCATCTCGCAGCGCACCGCGCAGGGGCACGTCGAGCACATTCTCGCGAAACTGGGTTTCACCTCACGCACCCAGATCGCGGCGTGGATCGTCGAACACGCACAGGACCCGCACCCCTGA
- a CDS encoding Zn-ribbon domain-containing OB-fold protein, with product MTTDGMTRWQGIAQKCELMIQRCLNCTTLLAPLMATCSACQGSNLERVPSCGVGSIVSSKVVDRGLSGLDRGRVPCTIAIVELDEGPWVYTWIDGDVPAPSDCPVRVEFRPASTAEQLPVFAVRAGDQR from the coding sequence GTGACCACGGACGGAATGACCCGCTGGCAGGGAATCGCCCAGAAGTGCGAACTGATGATCCAGCGCTGCCTCAACTGCACGACCCTGCTCGCGCCGTTGATGGCCACCTGCTCCGCCTGCCAGGGTTCGAACCTCGAGCGGGTCCCGTCCTGCGGGGTCGGGTCGATCGTGTCCTCGAAGGTGGTCGATCGTGGGCTGAGCGGCCTCGACCGCGGCCGCGTCCCCTGCACGATCGCGATCGTCGAACTCGACGAGGGTCCGTGGGTGTACACCTGGATCGACGGGGACGTCCCGGCACCGTCGGACTGCCCGGTTCGGGTCGAGTTCCGTCCCGCGTCGACGGCGGAACAGCTGCCGGTGTTCGCCGTCCGCGCCGGGGATCAGCGATGA
- a CDS encoding SDR family NAD(P)-dependent oxidoreductase: MHPSTRTAVVTGSDSPMGRAVALALADDGFDVGLAYVADRDSAEATAADVESRSVRAAVQHMDLADLPGSADAVDEFARDLGGIGVLVSCPGSTAVECIQRAVRYMIAGGGGGRVVNVTTSSSGLGGLTGLLAAELARYSITVNSVVVPAVEPDFAAPGPGDREVAAVASYLCAPAGMFVTGAAYVVDGARIAMIPHSLTEAGALRPPRRAGRIRSYTGRWAPTRWTR; the protein is encoded by the coding sequence ATGCACCCCAGCACACGCACCGCAGTCGTGACGGGATCTGATTCGCCGATGGGCCGAGCCGTCGCCCTGGCGCTCGCGGACGACGGTTTCGACGTGGGCCTCGCCTACGTCGCGGACCGGGACAGCGCCGAGGCCACGGCCGCGGACGTCGAATCCAGATCGGTGCGCGCGGCCGTCCAGCACATGGACCTGGCCGACCTGCCGGGCTCCGCCGACGCCGTCGACGAGTTCGCCCGGGACCTGGGTGGAATCGGCGTTCTCGTCAGCTGCCCCGGCAGCACCGCCGTCGAGTGCATCCAGCGCGCCGTGCGGTACATGATCGCCGGCGGCGGGGGCGGGCGGGTCGTCAACGTCACCACCTCCTCGTCCGGTCTCGGCGGGCTGACCGGTCTGCTGGCCGCCGAGCTGGCGCGATATTCGATCACCGTCAATTCGGTGGTGGTGCCCGCGGTCGAACCGGACTTCGCGGCGCCCGGCCCCGGCGACCGGGAAGTCGCGGCGGTGGCGTCGTATCTGTGCGCGCCAGCCGGGATGTTCGTCACCGGTGCCGCGTACGTCGTCGACGGCGCGCGGATCGCGATGATCCCGCACAGCCTGACCGAGGCCGGTGCGCTGCGCCCGCCCCGCCGGGCAGGCCGCATCCGGTCCTACACCGGTCGCTGGGCGCCCACCCGCTGGACGCGGTGA
- a CDS encoding lipase family protein: MKRSRITSLTASALCAAFVACSAVANAGVATALPIYPASDPDPFYGQPQGLAEAAVGEPLAVRPMPPLLAFPDTDVWQVKYRTTNSEDHPISSVTTVLVPRDRPVNGPLLSYQHIINALGPRCAPSRTLYSNDPDLQIKEAPALNLALQRGWTVALPDHLGPNSAYGAARLGGTITLDGIRAVQRVPELAVAESPVALAGYSGGGMASAWAAALAPTYAPELNIVGVAEGGVPMNIGKMANGLGMQPHPAFGLAMAAALGLEREYPDKLPISEQLNDRGLAMRDEMVNACTNGILAAGAGRSATEVAKTTDLMSSPQAWEVLNENSVELYPGVPTAPIFEWHSPTDVLIPVDSIEATVARYCAAGAKVQSDLFPSPDHLTTAVLGLPTALDYLDARFRGDPAPSNC, translated from the coding sequence ATGAAGCGCTCACGTATCACGAGCCTCACGGCGAGCGCTCTGTGTGCCGCTTTCGTCGCCTGCAGCGCCGTCGCGAACGCCGGAGTCGCCACCGCCCTGCCGATCTATCCCGCCTCGGACCCCGATCCCTTCTATGGGCAGCCGCAGGGTCTGGCGGAGGCCGCGGTGGGTGAGCCGCTCGCGGTCCGCCCGATGCCGCCGCTGCTGGCCTTCCCCGACACCGATGTCTGGCAGGTGAAGTACCGCACCACCAACTCCGAGGATCACCCGATCTCGTCGGTGACCACTGTGCTGGTACCCCGTGACCGGCCGGTGAACGGGCCGCTGCTGTCGTATCAGCACATCATCAACGCGCTCGGGCCGCGGTGCGCGCCGTCTCGGACGCTGTACTCGAACGACCCGGACCTCCAGATCAAGGAGGCACCGGCGCTGAACCTGGCACTGCAGCGCGGCTGGACCGTCGCGCTGCCGGACCACCTCGGCCCGAACAGCGCCTACGGCGCAGCCCGGCTCGGCGGAACCATCACCCTCGACGGCATCCGCGCGGTGCAGCGGGTGCCGGAACTGGCGGTGGCGGAGAGCCCGGTCGCGCTGGCGGGGTACTCGGGCGGCGGCATGGCCTCGGCGTGGGCCGCGGCACTCGCACCGACCTACGCTCCGGAACTGAACATCGTCGGCGTCGCCGAGGGCGGTGTGCCCATGAACATCGGCAAGATGGCCAACGGTCTCGGCATGCAACCGCATCCGGCGTTCGGTCTCGCGATGGCGGCGGCGCTCGGACTCGAGCGGGAGTACCCGGACAAGCTTCCGATCAGCGAGCAACTCAACGACCGCGGACTGGCGATGCGCGACGAGATGGTCAACGCGTGCACCAACGGCATTCTCGCGGCCGGTGCCGGCCGCAGCGCCACGGAGGTCGCCAAGACCACGGACCTGATGAGCAGTCCGCAGGCCTGGGAGGTGCTGAACGAGAACAGCGTCGAGTTGTACCCGGGTGTGCCGACCGCCCCGATCTTCGAATGGCACAGCCCCACCGATGTGCTCATCCCGGTCGATTCGATCGAGGCCACGGTCGCCCGGTACTGCGCCGCGGGCGCCAAGGTGCAGTCGGACCTCTTCCCGAGTCCCGACCACCTGACCACGGCCGTTCTGGGCCTGCCGACCGCCCTGGACTACCTGGACGCCCGCTTCCGCGGCGACCCGGCACCGTCCAACTGCTGA